In Nicotiana tabacum cultivar K326 chromosome 17, ASM71507v2, whole genome shotgun sequence, one DNA window encodes the following:
- the LOC107778506 gene encoding cyclic dof factor 1 isoform X2, with protein sequence MSEAIANKDPAIKLFGRTIQLPHFPAAFPADTGDYSSSAGEDELEHKGQCDDCTDENEHLIAGELQDRNPIPENSEIIEESPSYNDCSTAKTSKSEVEQAETSNSQEKILKKPDKTLPCPRCNSMETKFCYFNNYNVSQPRHFCKNCQRYWTAGGTMRNVPVGAGRRKHKNSVLHYRHISISETLTDLSNGVQPPPLKLNGTILAFDTDKPLRESMGSVLNIADKAMQNCSGNGFHRYKELGIQAGDNGDDHSDGSSVTALSSKDSDNGSPDMPRQNCNSFSPHLPCFTGAPWPYPWSSVHLSNAVPPPGYYLPGFPMPFVPAYWGCAIPGSWNVPWMSPPTASQNQMPPTSSPNSPTLGKHPRDEIILKSVGSEEEPRKESNPREKCLWFPKTLRIGDPGEAAKSSIWATLGIKHGAVDSVSGGSFKALLPKSDERNRVSENSSILKANPAAMSRIQHAVPPP encoded by the exons ATGTCTGAAGCAATTGCTAATAAGGACCCAGCCATTAAACTCTTTGGTCGGACGATTCAGTTGCCCCATTTTCCGGCGGCGTTTCCGGCAGATACCGGAGATTATAGTTCCTCAGCTGGAGAAGATGAGCTAGAGCACAAG GGTCAGTGTGATGATTGTACGGATGAGAATGAACATTTAATTGCCGGGGAGTTGCAGGATCGGAATCCAATTCCAGAGAATAGTGAGATTATAGAGGAGTCACCTTCTTATAATGACTGTTCAACAGCCAAAACATCAAAAAGTGAAGTGGAACAGGCTGAAACAAGTAATTCACAGGAGAAAATCCTGAAAAAACCAGACAAGACACTTCCATGTCCTCGCTGTAATAGCATGGAAACAAAATTTTGTTACTTCAACAATTACAACGTCAGCCAGCCTAGACACTTTTGCAAGAATTGTCAGAGATATTGGACTGCTGGTGGGACTATGAGGAATGTGCCTGTAGGTGCTGGCCGTCGGAAACACAAGAACTCAGTTTTGCATTACCGTCACATATCCATCTCTGAAACACTAACAGATCTTTCAAATGGAGTCCAGCCACCTCCGCTCAAGCTCAATGGAACTATTCTTGCATTTGATACTGACAAACCCCTACGTGAGTCAATGGGTTCAGTTTTGAACATTGCTGATAAAGCTATGCAGAATTGTTCTGGGAATGGGTTCCACAGATATAAGGAGCTTGGAATTCAGGCTGGAGACAATGGAGATGATCATTCCGATGGATCTTCAGTTACTGCTTTAAGTTCAAAGGATAGTGATAATGGGTCGCCCGACATGCCAAGACAGAACTGTAATAGCTTTTCACCTCATTTACCTTGCTTTACTGGAGCTCCTTGGCCATATCCATGGAGTTCTGTGCACTTGAGCAATGCAGTACCTCCACCTGGTTACTATCTTCCTGGCTTTCCTATGCCATTCGTCCCTGCTTATTGGGGTTGTGCAATACCAGGTTCTTGGAATGTCCCTTGGATGTCCCCACCCACTGCATCCCAAAACCAAATGCCTCCAACTTCTAGTCCTAATTCTCCAACTCTGGGGAAACATCCAAGGGATGAGATTATTCTGAAATCAGTGGGCAGTGAAGAAGAGCCACGAAAAGAGAGTAATCCACGTGAGAAGTGCCTATGGTTTCCAAAAACATTGCGAATTGGTGATCCAGGGGAAGCTGCAAAGAGTTCTATCTGGGCAACATTGGGAATAAAACATGGCGCAGTTGATTCAGTCAGCGGAGGTTCTTTCAAAGCCTTGCTGCCAAAGAGTGATGAAAGGAACCGTGTTTCAGAAAACTCTTCTATATTAAAAGCCAATCCAGCAGCAATGTCCAG AATACAGCATGCAGTCCCTCCACCTTAA
- the LOC107778506 gene encoding cyclic dof factor 1 isoform X3 has product MSEAIANKDPAIKLFGRTIQLPHFPAAFPADTGDYSSSAGEDELEHKDRNPIPENSEIIEESPSYNDCSTAKTSKSEVEQAETSNSQEKILKKPDKTLPCPRCNSMETKFCYFNNYNVSQPRHFCKNCQRYWTAGGTMRNVPVGAGRRKHKNSVLHYRHISISETLTDLSNGVQPPPLKLNGTILAFDTDKPLRESMGSVLNIADKAMQNCSGNGFHRYKELGIQAGDNGDDHSDGSSVTALSSKDSDNGSPDMPRQNCNSFSPHLPCFTGAPWPYPWSSVHLSNAVPPPGYYLPGFPMPFVPAYWGCAIPGSWNVPWMSPPTASQNQMPPTSSPNSPTLGKHPRDEIILKSVGSEEEPRKESNPREKCLWFPKTLRIGDPGEAAKSSIWATLGIKHGAVDSVSGGSFKALLPKSDERNRVSENSSILKANPAAMSRSLNFNESS; this is encoded by the exons ATGTCTGAAGCAATTGCTAATAAGGACCCAGCCATTAAACTCTTTGGTCGGACGATTCAGTTGCCCCATTTTCCGGCGGCGTTTCCGGCAGATACCGGAGATTATAGTTCCTCAGCTGGAGAAGATGAGCTAGAGCACAAG GATCGGAATCCAATTCCAGAGAATAGTGAGATTATAGAGGAGTCACCTTCTTATAATGACTGTTCAACAGCCAAAACATCAAAAAGTGAAGTGGAACAGGCTGAAACAAGTAATTCACAGGAGAAAATCCTGAAAAAACCAGACAAGACACTTCCATGTCCTCGCTGTAATAGCATGGAAACAAAATTTTGTTACTTCAACAATTACAACGTCAGCCAGCCTAGACACTTTTGCAAGAATTGTCAGAGATATTGGACTGCTGGTGGGACTATGAGGAATGTGCCTGTAGGTGCTGGCCGTCGGAAACACAAGAACTCAGTTTTGCATTACCGTCACATATCCATCTCTGAAACACTAACAGATCTTTCAAATGGAGTCCAGCCACCTCCGCTCAAGCTCAATGGAACTATTCTTGCATTTGATACTGACAAACCCCTACGTGAGTCAATGGGTTCAGTTTTGAACATTGCTGATAAAGCTATGCAGAATTGTTCTGGGAATGGGTTCCACAGATATAAGGAGCTTGGAATTCAGGCTGGAGACAATGGAGATGATCATTCCGATGGATCTTCAGTTACTGCTTTAAGTTCAAAGGATAGTGATAATGGGTCGCCCGACATGCCAAGACAGAACTGTAATAGCTTTTCACCTCATTTACCTTGCTTTACTGGAGCTCCTTGGCCATATCCATGGAGTTCTGTGCACTTGAGCAATGCAGTACCTCCACCTGGTTACTATCTTCCTGGCTTTCCTATGCCATTCGTCCCTGCTTATTGGGGTTGTGCAATACCAGGTTCTTGGAATGTCCCTTGGATGTCCCCACCCACTGCATCCCAAAACCAAATGCCTCCAACTTCTAGTCCTAATTCTCCAACTCTGGGGAAACATCCAAGGGATGAGATTATTCTGAAATCAGTGGGCAGTGAAGAAGAGCCACGAAAAGAGAGTAATCCACGTGAGAAGTGCCTATGGTTTCCAAAAACATTGCGAATTGGTGATCCAGGGGAAGCTGCAAAGAGTTCTATCTGGGCAACATTGGGAATAAAACATGGCGCAGTTGATTCAGTCAGCGGAGGTTCTTTCAAAGCCTTGCTGCCAAAGAGTGATGAAAGGAACCGTGTTTCAGAAAACTCTTCTATATTAAAAGCCAATCCAGCAGCAATGTCCAGGTCATTAAATTTCAATGAGAGCTCATAA
- the LOC107778506 gene encoding cyclic dof factor 1 isoform X1 produces the protein MSEAIANKDPAIKLFGRTIQLPHFPAAFPADTGDYSSSAGEDELEHKGQCDDCTDENEHLIAGELQDRNPIPENSEIIEESPSYNDCSTAKTSKSEVEQAETSNSQEKILKKPDKTLPCPRCNSMETKFCYFNNYNVSQPRHFCKNCQRYWTAGGTMRNVPVGAGRRKHKNSVLHYRHISISETLTDLSNGVQPPPLKLNGTILAFDTDKPLRESMGSVLNIADKAMQNCSGNGFHRYKELGIQAGDNGDDHSDGSSVTALSSKDSDNGSPDMPRQNCNSFSPHLPCFTGAPWPYPWSSVHLSNAVPPPGYYLPGFPMPFVPAYWGCAIPGSWNVPWMSPPTASQNQMPPTSSPNSPTLGKHPRDEIILKSVGSEEEPRKESNPREKCLWFPKTLRIGDPGEAAKSSIWATLGIKHGAVDSVSGGSFKALLPKSDERNRVSENSSILKANPAAMSRSLNFNESS, from the exons ATGTCTGAAGCAATTGCTAATAAGGACCCAGCCATTAAACTCTTTGGTCGGACGATTCAGTTGCCCCATTTTCCGGCGGCGTTTCCGGCAGATACCGGAGATTATAGTTCCTCAGCTGGAGAAGATGAGCTAGAGCACAAG GGTCAGTGTGATGATTGTACGGATGAGAATGAACATTTAATTGCCGGGGAGTTGCAGGATCGGAATCCAATTCCAGAGAATAGTGAGATTATAGAGGAGTCACCTTCTTATAATGACTGTTCAACAGCCAAAACATCAAAAAGTGAAGTGGAACAGGCTGAAACAAGTAATTCACAGGAGAAAATCCTGAAAAAACCAGACAAGACACTTCCATGTCCTCGCTGTAATAGCATGGAAACAAAATTTTGTTACTTCAACAATTACAACGTCAGCCAGCCTAGACACTTTTGCAAGAATTGTCAGAGATATTGGACTGCTGGTGGGACTATGAGGAATGTGCCTGTAGGTGCTGGCCGTCGGAAACACAAGAACTCAGTTTTGCATTACCGTCACATATCCATCTCTGAAACACTAACAGATCTTTCAAATGGAGTCCAGCCACCTCCGCTCAAGCTCAATGGAACTATTCTTGCATTTGATACTGACAAACCCCTACGTGAGTCAATGGGTTCAGTTTTGAACATTGCTGATAAAGCTATGCAGAATTGTTCTGGGAATGGGTTCCACAGATATAAGGAGCTTGGAATTCAGGCTGGAGACAATGGAGATGATCATTCCGATGGATCTTCAGTTACTGCTTTAAGTTCAAAGGATAGTGATAATGGGTCGCCCGACATGCCAAGACAGAACTGTAATAGCTTTTCACCTCATTTACCTTGCTTTACTGGAGCTCCTTGGCCATATCCATGGAGTTCTGTGCACTTGAGCAATGCAGTACCTCCACCTGGTTACTATCTTCCTGGCTTTCCTATGCCATTCGTCCCTGCTTATTGGGGTTGTGCAATACCAGGTTCTTGGAATGTCCCTTGGATGTCCCCACCCACTGCATCCCAAAACCAAATGCCTCCAACTTCTAGTCCTAATTCTCCAACTCTGGGGAAACATCCAAGGGATGAGATTATTCTGAAATCAGTGGGCAGTGAAGAAGAGCCACGAAAAGAGAGTAATCCACGTGAGAAGTGCCTATGGTTTCCAAAAACATTGCGAATTGGTGATCCAGGGGAAGCTGCAAAGAGTTCTATCTGGGCAACATTGGGAATAAAACATGGCGCAGTTGATTCAGTCAGCGGAGGTTCTTTCAAAGCCTTGCTGCCAAAGAGTGATGAAAGGAACCGTGTTTCAGAAAACTCTTCTATATTAAAAGCCAATCCAGCAGCAATGTCCAGGTCATTAAATTTCAATGAGAGCTCATAA